From the Candidatus Bathyarchaeota archaeon genome, one window contains:
- a CDS encoding polyprenol monophosphomannose synthase, with protein sequence MSLHGECGANLGVGVVLPTFCEVSNVGRLIPEIKQLPLQTSILVVDDSSPDGTAEVVKQLQETYPDVFLLQRSKKSGLGNAITDGFRFFLGLDCAPHVVVTMDADYSHNPQDLPRLVAGMQGDCDLVIGSRYCSGGGTAGWPWLRKLISRNANALAQSLLGLQPADCTSGFRCYSTTFLKSTINCLHSQTYDIQIETINQAHQKGFNVKEIPILFINRKRGKSKLSLFEIENYLSYILKTTTLKNNP encoded by the coding sequence TTGAGTTTGCACGGTGAATGCGGGGCTAATTTAGGCGTTGGCGTGGTTTTGCCTACCTTTTGCGAAGTATCAAATGTTGGGCGGCTTATCCCAGAAATTAAGCAGTTGCCCTTGCAGACTTCGATTTTGGTGGTGGATGACTCAAGTCCCGACGGCACTGCCGAGGTCGTAAAACAGTTACAAGAGACGTATCCAGATGTTTTTTTGTTGCAGAGGTCAAAGAAGAGCGGTTTGGGCAACGCGATTACGGATGGGTTTAGGTTTTTTTTGGGTTTAGATTGTGCGCCTCATGTTGTGGTTACGATGGATGCGGATTACTCTCATAATCCTCAGGACCTGCCAAGGTTGGTTGCGGGTATGCAGGGTGATTGTGATTTGGTAATTGGCAGCCGTTACTGTAGCGGTGGGGGGACTGCTGGGTGGCCTTGGCTGCGAAAGCTGATTAGCCGAAACGCAAACGCTTTAGCCCAGTCCTTGCTGGGTTTGCAGCCTGCCGACTGCACCAGCGGCTTTCGATGCTACTCCACCACGTTTTTGAAATCAACCATAAACTGCCTACACAGCCAAACCTACGACATCCAAATCGAAACCATCAACCAAGCCCACCAAAAGGGCTTTAACGTCAAAGAAATCCCCATACTCTTCATCAACAGAAAACGCGGAAAATCCAAACTCAGCCTTTTTGAAATCGAAAACTACCTCTCCTATATCCTCAAAACCACCACCCTCAAAAACAACCCCTAA
- a CDS encoding DNA primase small subunit PriS has protein sequence MSSREYVYKRFCDFYRTSKNILPPPSAFNQREFGFLLFKERVMVRHKSFANHQALLSFAKDRIPSDVYYSSAYYENPAASMEKKGWQGADLVFDIDADHIPTSCNKIHDAWTCANAECGFSGKGITPEACPLCGGVKFEVKTWACELCIDTTRDETRKLLDMLQNDFGFAEHELHTFFSGHRGYHIHVESEAVKGLDAMARKEIVDYVSGIGLSLPGKGKRGGKGKRKPAPAKGFVLSDYGWNRRLKLGMRRFLQTASKEALVELGLKRNAEAILNNKDAILKLCVEKNLWDSIKGVSVESWSKLLEYIKTQEAPQIDTVVTSDIHRLIRATGTLHGKTGMLKVEFPINELDSFDPFVGAVAFKEGTAKVWVWDAPQFSLMGQTFGPFKNQGVELPTAAAVLLICKGRAKVQE, from the coding sequence TTGTCTTCTCGTGAATACGTTTACAAGCGTTTCTGCGATTTCTACCGTACCTCCAAGAACATTTTGCCGCCGCCCAGCGCATTTAACCAGCGCGAGTTTGGGTTTTTACTCTTCAAAGAACGTGTCATGGTACGCCACAAAAGCTTCGCCAACCACCAAGCGCTCTTATCATTTGCCAAAGACCGCATCCCCTCTGATGTCTACTACTCCTCCGCTTACTACGAAAACCCCGCCGCGTCCATGGAAAAAAAAGGGTGGCAAGGAGCCGACCTAGTTTTTGATATTGATGCTGACCACATCCCCACGAGCTGCAACAAAATCCACGACGCCTGGACATGCGCCAACGCCGAATGCGGTTTTAGCGGCAAAGGCATAACCCCTGAAGCGTGCCCCTTGTGTGGCGGCGTAAAGTTTGAGGTTAAAACTTGGGCATGCGAGCTTTGCATAGACACTACCCGTGATGAAACCCGCAAACTTTTAGATATGCTGCAAAACGATTTTGGCTTTGCTGAGCATGAGTTGCACACGTTTTTTTCAGGACACCGCGGCTACCATATTCACGTGGAGAGCGAAGCTGTCAAAGGCTTGGATGCTATGGCGCGCAAAGAAATCGTGGACTACGTTTCAGGTATCGGTTTGTCTTTGCCTGGGAAGGGCAAGCGTGGCGGGAAGGGAAAGCGAAAACCCGCGCCAGCGAAAGGGTTTGTTTTGAGTGATTATGGTTGGAATCGGCGTTTGAAGTTGGGTATGCGCCGTTTTTTGCAGACTGCGTCTAAGGAAGCTTTGGTGGAGCTTGGGTTGAAACGTAACGCGGAGGCTATTTTGAATAACAAGGACGCCATTTTGAAGCTTTGTGTAGAGAAGAATTTGTGGGACAGCATCAAAGGCGTTAGCGTGGAGAGTTGGAGCAAGCTTTTAGAGTACATAAAAACTCAAGAGGCGCCCCAAATCGACACTGTAGTTACCAGTGACATCCACCGCCTCATACGTGCCACAGGCACCCTGCACGGCAAAACCGGCATGCTCAAAGTCGAGTTCCCCATCAACGAGTTGGACAGTTTTGACCCGTTCGTGGGAGCAGTAGCTTTTAAAGAGGGCACCGCTAAAGTTTGGGTCTGGGATGCGCCGCAGTTTAGCCTGATGGGACAAACTTTTGGTCCCTTCAAAAACCAGGGTGTGGAGTTGCCTACGGCGGCTGCGGTGTTGCTTATCTGTAAGGGTAGAGCGAAGGTGCAAGAATAA
- a CDS encoding archaeosortase/exosortase family protein — translation MVVGILGKLEARWVLFLKLLPVVVFAAAFLWLYFLDASSFELMWKGRTFQLFFIWLVCLELFLGWEELQPKKFAKFSVRTVALGVVAVLPVLYVAWSFYFGLNQAITDLSIQNDITWASSMPLSVEYLVFAGLFAAVAFLVFGFKGIKSLALPIFFLIIVGTLYTIDNIFPYGQFTPFQILVPTTTAYAAAILNLMGYTTAINYVGSDLQGSMPHLTATDPANPATTATFAVAWPCAGIESFLIFTVTILLFLKRMPLSWKAKLGYFIFGAAVTYTINALRIVNIFLIGMQGGNIDMFHFYYGPLYAVAWIVAYPLIILVAQNLWRKIRKTKPPRATHAQQALQDHA, via the coding sequence ATGGTTGTTGGTATCTTGGGGAAGCTTGAGGCGCGCTGGGTTTTGTTTTTGAAGCTTTTGCCTGTTGTTGTGTTTGCTGCTGCGTTTTTGTGGCTGTACTTTTTAGATGCATCATCGTTTGAGTTGATGTGGAAGGGCAGAACGTTTCAGCTGTTTTTCATCTGGCTGGTTTGTTTGGAGTTGTTTTTGGGTTGGGAGGAGCTGCAGCCAAAAAAGTTTGCAAAGTTTTCCGTGCGAACCGTAGCTTTGGGAGTTGTCGCCGTTTTGCCTGTGCTGTACGTGGCGTGGTCATTTTATTTTGGGTTAAACCAAGCCATAACTGATTTGTCAATCCAAAACGACATAACATGGGCAAGCTCCATGCCCCTCTCAGTAGAATACCTAGTCTTCGCGGGGCTTTTCGCCGCCGTTGCCTTTCTAGTTTTTGGGTTCAAAGGCATAAAATCGCTCGCCTTACCCATATTCTTCCTAATCATAGTTGGAACACTCTACACAATCGACAACATATTCCCCTACGGACAGTTCACGCCATTTCAAATCTTAGTGCCCACCACCACCGCGTACGCAGCCGCCATACTAAACCTCATGGGATACACCACAGCTATAAACTACGTCGGAAGCGATTTGCAAGGCAGCATGCCCCACCTAACCGCCACCGACCCCGCCAACCCCGCAACCACCGCAACCTTCGCCGTCGCGTGGCCCTGCGCAGGCATCGAAAGCTTTCTCATATTCACCGTCACCATACTACTATTCCTAAAACGCATGCCCCTCTCATGGAAAGCCAAACTCGGCTACTTCATCTTCGGAGCCGCAGTCACCTACACCATAAACGCCCTGCGAATCGTCAACATTTTCCTCATAGGCATGCAAGGCGGCAACATAGACATGTTCCACTTCTACTACGGACCACTCTACGCCGTCGCATGGATTGTCGCGTATCCGCTAATAATTTTGGTTGCGCAAAACCTGTGGCGAAAAATCAGAAAAACCAAACCGCCGCGGGCTACGCATGCTCAACAGGCTTTGCAAGACCACGCTTAA
- a CDS encoding 50S ribosomal protein L3 codes for MGHRKTHAPRHGSLAYLPRQHSKRPVARIRYWPKVDAEAPTLLGFVGYKAGMTYVFAIEDKKRSPNFGKEVMRAATILETPPILVCGIRTYTKNLYGMQQLTECWMKNPPELLDRALVLPESFNTEEMLQKIQDNLEKTVAVRAIIATQPSQSSVPRKKPEITEIEIGGADIPKQLEYAKSLLGKTITAEEIFKTGQYIDIAAITTGKGYQGPVKRWGVTKLQHKGRKTKRGIATLGPWNPHHLMYSIPRAGQMGYHQRIEYNKRILKMGRDGSEVNVKGGFIRYGEVRAPYVVIEGSVAGTEKRTIKLRFPARPPTEAPQAPPEITHVSLESPQGK; via the coding sequence ATGGGTCACCGAAAAACTCACGCTCCAAGACATGGTTCATTAGCTTATTTGCCTAGGCAACATTCTAAACGTCCAGTTGCTCGTATTCGTTACTGGCCAAAAGTTGATGCTGAAGCGCCTACTCTCTTGGGCTTTGTTGGTTACAAGGCAGGCATGACGTATGTTTTTGCCATTGAAGATAAGAAACGTTCTCCTAACTTTGGTAAAGAGGTCATGCGTGCTGCTACTATTCTTGAAACTCCTCCTATTCTCGTGTGTGGTATCCGTACATACACTAAGAACTTGTATGGGATGCAGCAGTTAACAGAGTGCTGGATGAAGAATCCTCCTGAACTGCTAGACCGCGCGCTTGTTCTCCCCGAAAGCTTCAACACCGAGGAGATGCTGCAGAAAATCCAAGATAACCTTGAGAAAACCGTGGCTGTACGCGCCATAATCGCTACTCAGCCATCTCAATCCAGCGTTCCACGCAAAAAACCTGAAATCACCGAAATCGAAATCGGCGGCGCAGACATCCCCAAACAGCTTGAATACGCCAAAAGCCTGCTGGGCAAAACCATAACCGCCGAAGAAATCTTCAAAACCGGACAATACATCGACATCGCCGCCATAACAACAGGCAAAGGCTACCAAGGCCCAGTCAAACGTTGGGGCGTAACCAAACTACAGCACAAAGGCCGCAAAACCAAACGTGGAATCGCCACTTTGGGTCCATGGAACCCCCACCACCTCATGTATTCTATCCCACGCGCTGGACAAATGGGTTACCACCAACGCATAGAATACAATAAACGCATACTCAAAATGGGCAGAGACGGCAGCGAAGTTAACGTTAAAGGCGGCTTCATACGCTACGGCGAAGTCCGGGCTCCTTACGTTGTAATCGAAGGCAGCGTTGCAGGCACAGAAAAACGTACTATCAAACTTCGGTTCCCCGCAAGACCCCCAACCGAAGCTCCCCAAGCACCCCCAGAAATCACTCACGTTTCGCTAGAATCTCCCCAAGGAAAATAA
- the rpl4p gene encoding 50S ribosomal protein L4 gives MLTQKTAQIFDLEGNPSGKLNLPSVFETPLRPDVIKRAVLSIQSHRIQPQGRDPLAGKRTTAESRGTGMGIARIPRVKGGGGRAAFAPGTVGGRQAHPPRAQTIITKELPKKEKRLALLSAIAATSQKETVQARGHKIDDVPEFPLVVADSFEELTKTKEVEETLSNLGVILDVQRVRDSRKIRAGKGKHRGRKMKQAVGPLIVVSQNKGLMGAAGNLPGVDVVAVDNLNAELLAPGTHPGRLTLWTNSAVEQLSTLYENGEEA, from the coding sequence ATGCTAACTCAAAAAACCGCGCAAATCTTTGACCTCGAAGGCAATCCATCAGGGAAACTTAACCTGCCTTCAGTGTTCGAAACTCCACTGCGACCTGACGTAATCAAACGCGCAGTTCTCTCAATACAATCACACAGAATCCAGCCCCAAGGCAGAGACCCCCTAGCTGGAAAACGAACCACCGCAGAATCACGTGGAACCGGCATGGGCATAGCCAGAATTCCCCGCGTAAAAGGAGGCGGCGGAAGAGCCGCGTTTGCTCCTGGAACCGTCGGCGGCAGGCAAGCTCATCCACCCCGTGCACAAACAATAATCACCAAAGAACTTCCCAAAAAAGAGAAACGCCTCGCTTTGCTCTCAGCTATAGCGGCGACTTCTCAAAAAGAAACCGTGCAAGCCCGCGGACACAAAATCGACGACGTCCCCGAGTTTCCCTTGGTTGTAGCTGACTCTTTTGAAGAGTTAACCAAAACCAAAGAAGTCGAAGAGACCCTGTCAAACTTGGGCGTTATCTTGGACGTCCAACGTGTACGTGACAGCCGCAAAATCCGCGCAGGAAAAGGCAAGCACCGCGGCAGAAAAATGAAGCAAGCTGTTGGTCCGTTGATTGTGGTTTCACAAAACAAGGGCTTGATGGGAGCTGCAGGTAACCTGCCTGGCGTAGACGTCGTTGCGGTTGACAATCTTAATGCAGAGTTGTTGGCGCCTGGAACCCACCCTGGGCGATTGACCTTGTGGACAAACAGCGCCGTTGAGCAGCTTAGCACTCTTTACGAAAACGGAGAAGAAGCTTAA
- a CDS encoding 50S ribosomal protein L23, whose protein sequence is MDAHEVIYYPLMTESASLMVEKDNKLLFIVNLKATKADVKKAVEELYEVKAEKITMLITAKGIKKAFVKLAPEHQASDVAIKLGIL, encoded by the coding sequence ATGGACGCCCACGAAGTCATCTACTACCCCCTCATGACTGAATCAGCCAGCTTAATGGTTGAAAAAGACAACAAACTCTTGTTCATCGTTAATTTGAAGGCAACAAAAGCTGACGTGAAAAAGGCAGTTGAAGAACTCTACGAAGTTAAAGCAGAAAAAATCACCATGCTCATAACTGCAAAGGGCATCAAAAAAGCCTTCGTCAAGCTAGCACCCGAACACCAAGCATCTGATGTTGCCATAAAACTTGGAATACTCTAA
- a CDS encoding 50S ribosomal protein L2, producing MGKRIRVQRRGRGGSTYQASTHKRVAPAQYPVLAPKESFETSTPGVITSLMHDPGRGAPLALIKFEDNTSCHIVTPEGAYEGQQIQLGGNAPAEVGNILPLGKVPEGTLVCNIELRPGDRGKLAKSSGAYAIVVAHTPQGAMIKLPSGRTRYINDYCLATVGVVAASGRTEKPFLKAGEKFHLMKAKGHKYPRTRGRAMISAVHPYGSSKRSARKVTTTSHGAPPGQKVGLIAARGAGQKKKRAMR from the coding sequence ATGGGAAAAAGAATACGTGTTCAAAGACGCGGTCGCGGTGGCTCAACATACCAAGCCTCAACTCACAAAAGAGTAGCCCCCGCCCAGTATCCAGTGTTGGCGCCAAAAGAATCCTTTGAAACCTCAACCCCCGGCGTCATAACCTCACTCATGCACGACCCTGGAAGAGGCGCACCCCTTGCTTTAATCAAATTCGAAGACAACACTTCCTGTCACATAGTAACCCCCGAAGGTGCCTATGAAGGCCAGCAAATACAGCTAGGTGGAAACGCCCCTGCAGAAGTTGGCAACATTTTGCCTTTGGGCAAAGTCCCTGAAGGTACTTTAGTGTGCAATATTGAGCTTCGCCCTGGTGACCGCGGCAAACTAGCCAAGTCCTCAGGCGCCTACGCCATAGTCGTTGCACACACTCCCCAAGGCGCCATGATAAAGCTTCCTTCAGGTCGTACCCGATACATTAACGATTACTGCCTAGCCACTGTTGGCGTGGTTGCAGCTTCAGGACGCACTGAAAAACCGTTCCTAAAAGCAGGCGAAAAATTCCACCTCATGAAAGCCAAGGGTCACAAGTACCCACGCACCAGAGGACGCGCCATGATCTCTGCTGTACACCCCTACGGAAGCAGCAAACGCAGCGCACGCAAAGTAACCACCACTTCACACGGTGCACCCCCAGGACAAAAAGTCGGTTTGATTGCCGCTCGAGGTGCTGGGCAGAAAAAGAAACGGGCTATGCGTTAG
- a CDS encoding 30S ribosomal protein S19, whose translation MKNMRKEFLYRGHALETLQGMSMDEFINLLPSRQRRSLQRGLTPEQRILLEKLRAAKESQKAGKEVTVKTHVRDMIVLPEMVGVKVHVHNGKEFVAVEIKPEMIGHYIGEFAITNRPVRHGTPGIGASRSSMYVPLK comes from the coding sequence TTGAAAAATATGCGAAAAGAATTCCTGTACCGCGGTCATGCGCTTGAGACTTTGCAGGGCATGTCTATGGATGAGTTCATTAACTTGCTTCCTTCAAGGCAGCGCCGTAGCTTGCAGCGTGGTTTAACCCCTGAACAGCGTATACTGCTTGAGAAGCTGCGTGCAGCCAAAGAATCCCAAAAAGCAGGCAAAGAAGTCACCGTCAAGACTCACGTGCGCGACATGATTGTCTTGCCCGAGATGGTAGGCGTCAAAGTACATGTTCACAATGGCAAAGAATTTGTAGCCGTAGAAATCAAACCCGAAATGATTGGTCACTACATAGGTGAATTTGCTATAACAAACAGGCCAGTTCGTCATGGAACTCCTGGTATTGGTGCATCTCGTTCATCAATGTATGTGCCGCTGAAGTAA
- the rps24e gene encoding 30S ribosomal protein S24e, translating to MQVKIVSKKENPLMKRKEVKFEVDHVQGKTPERLAIKRSLAVELQVAENLVFVKNMKTMTGTGTAVGVANAYQTEEYAKYIEPDYIIKRNTEKPKEEAQE from the coding sequence ATGCAAGTTAAAATAGTCTCCAAGAAAGAAAATCCTCTTATGAAGCGTAAAGAGGTAAAGTTTGAGGTAGACCATGTTCAGGGTAAGACTCCTGAACGTTTGGCTATTAAGCGTTCACTTGCCGTTGAGCTTCAGGTAGCTGAAAACTTGGTTTTCGTCAAAAACATGAAAACCATGACAGGCACAGGAACCGCTGTTGGCGTAGCAAACGCATACCAAACCGAGGAATACGCAAAATACATTGAACCTGACTACATCATCAAACGAAACACTGAGAAACCAAAGGAAGAGGCGCAAGAGTAA
- a CDS encoding 30S ribosomal protein S27ae — MSKKPGKPQQKGGDKPAAKAAKNKGGDSVSVLYKIEGDKVTRQRPTCERCGPGYFMADHHDRYTCGHCGFTRYKRA; from the coding sequence ATGTCCAAAAAACCAGGAAAACCCCAACAGAAAGGCGGCGACAAACCTGCTGCTAAAGCTGCAAAAAACAAAGGCGGCGACAGCGTAAGCGTCCTATACAAGATTGAAGGCGACAAAGTAACTAGGCAACGTCCAACGTGCGAACGCTGTGGACCTGGCTATTTCATGGCTGACCACCACGACCGTTACACCTGCGGTCACTGCGGCTTCACAAGGTACAAGCGTGCATAA
- a CDS encoding DUF359 domain-containing protein — translation MTITYSLTKELRAKLKEPFGAVIQGSFAQTMIQLEEIIETEKPPMIIAVGDVVSENLHVHAIKTNIAITDNKNLRQTVPPQSFPDKQAVQIKNPQGTITQEAITTIQKALENNAQTHIVVDGEEDLLTIVATLHAPEGALIVYGQPYEGIVVVKVNTEKQSQAKKILDEMKKEEIVE, via the coding sequence ATGACCATCACCTACAGCCTCACCAAGGAACTTCGGGCAAAACTTAAGGAACCTTTTGGAGCAGTAATCCAAGGCAGCTTTGCTCAAACCATGATACAACTTGAAGAAATAATCGAAACAGAAAAGCCCCCCATGATTATAGCCGTAGGCGATGTAGTCTCAGAGAACCTGCACGTTCACGCCATAAAAACCAACATAGCCATAACAGACAACAAGAACCTAAGGCAAACCGTACCGCCGCAAAGTTTCCCAGACAAACAAGCCGTCCAAATCAAAAACCCCCAAGGAACCATAACCCAAGAAGCCATAACCACCATACAAAAAGCCCTCGAAAACAACGCGCAAACGCACATAGTTGTAGACGGCGAAGAAGACCTGTTAACAATCGTTGCGACTTTGCACGCGCCTGAAGGTGCTTTGATAGTTTATGGGCAACCCTACGAGGGCATAGTTGTCGTGAAGGTCAACACGGAAAAGCAAAGCCAAGCCAAAAAGATTTTGGATGAAATGAAAAAAGAAGAAATCGTAGAGTAA
- a CDS encoding DNA-directed RNA polymerase, subunit E'' has protein sequence MNEKACSNCHFITKENVCPKCKSTSLSEDYGGIVIVFTPENSAVGKAMNIKEKGRYALKVR, from the coding sequence ATGAACGAAAAAGCATGCTCTAACTGCCACTTCATAACCAAAGAAAACGTTTGCCCCAAATGCAAATCCACAAGCCTAAGCGAAGATTACGGCGGCATAGTCATCGTCTTCACCCCCGAAAACTCTGCCGTTGGAAAAGCCATGAACATCAAAGAAAAAGGCCGCTACGCACTAAAAGTCCGATAA
- a CDS encoding DNA-directed RNA polymerase has translation MFKLTTLQDTIRIPPETFGNPLEAVGREQVRAKYEGIVDEELGYVIAVTKVKVSPIGKIIPGDGATYHKVNFSLLAFYPIIQEVVEGDVVEIADFGAFVRIGPVDALLHVSQLMDDFISYDEKQGVLLGKETKRRLTTGDHVRVRITAVSLGRAGSSGKIGVTARQPSLGKLEWLKEPEPVAEDAADKKDDKQKKEK, from the coding sequence ATGTTTAAACTCACCACGTTACAAGATACCATCCGTATTCCTCCAGAAACCTTTGGCAACCCCCTTGAAGCTGTGGGGAGAGAACAAGTCAGAGCAAAATACGAAGGCATCGTAGACGAAGAATTAGGCTACGTCATAGCCGTAACAAAAGTAAAAGTCAGCCCAATTGGAAAAATAATCCCCGGCGATGGCGCAACATACCACAAAGTAAACTTTTCCCTGCTAGCATTTTACCCGATTATCCAAGAAGTTGTTGAGGGAGATGTTGTGGAAATCGCAGATTTTGGAGCGTTCGTGCGTATTGGTCCAGTGGACGCGTTGCTGCACGTTTCACAGCTTATGGACGATTTCATTTCTTACGACGAAAAACAAGGCGTTTTATTGGGAAAGGAAACTAAACGCAGACTAACTACAGGCGATCATGTGCGAGTAAGAATCACCGCGGTTTCGTTGGGCAGAGCAGGCAGCTCAGGCAAAATCGGAGTAACCGCAAGACAACCCAGCCTTGGCAAACTTGAATGGCTAAAAGAACCAGAACCCGTAGCCGAAGACGCCGCAGACAAAAAAGACGACAAACAAAAGAAGGAGAAGTAA
- a CDS encoding DNA-binding protein: MTNETGIKKPKLWVIVDSNALFAPLEFRIDIFAELERVLNRNFELVLISPVKKELEMLSQKKSVKTQKYATFALSLAARCTYVEVKQKRGEQTDESILRIAKKWGAPVFTNDKQLKGMLRDISLPVIYVRAKSRLDIDGMT; this comes from the coding sequence ATGACAAACGAAACAGGCATTAAGAAACCAAAGCTTTGGGTGATTGTGGATTCGAATGCACTGTTTGCGCCTTTAGAGTTTAGGATTGATATTTTCGCAGAGCTTGAACGTGTGCTGAACAGAAACTTTGAGTTAGTTTTAATCTCGCCTGTGAAAAAAGAGTTAGAGATGCTGTCGCAGAAAAAGTCGGTTAAAACCCAAAAGTATGCCACGTTTGCGTTGAGTCTTGCCGCGAGGTGCACGTATGTTGAGGTGAAGCAAAAGCGGGGGGAACAAACAGATGAGTCGATTCTAAGAATTGCAAAGAAATGGGGCGCTCCAGTATTCACCAACGACAAACAGTTAAAAGGAATGCTAAGAGATATAAGTCTGCCAGTGATTTATGTGAGAGCAAAATCGCGTCTAGACATCGACGGGATGACATAA
- a CDS encoding NUDIX domain-containing protein encodes MLNEKSCGAVVYRRNPELTYLLLQYGAGHWDFVKGNVEAGETEKETVVRELAEETGITDATFIADFKEPISYFYKRQGSTVYKEVIFYLMETQTSQVTLSFEHKDFCWLPYDQAMEQLTFKNARNVLQKADWFLKISS; translated from the coding sequence ATGCTAAATGAGAAGTCTTGTGGAGCTGTGGTTTACCGAAGAAATCCTGAATTAACTTATCTGCTGCTTCAGTACGGGGCTGGGCACTGGGACTTTGTGAAAGGCAACGTCGAAGCAGGTGAAACTGAAAAAGAAACCGTGGTGCGCGAATTAGCAGAAGAAACAGGCATAACCGACGCCACATTTATCGCGGATTTTAAAGAACCCATAAGTTACTTCTACAAACGCCAAGGCAGCACAGTGTACAAAGAAGTTATTTTTTACCTTATGGAGACCCAAACCAGCCAAGTCACGTTATCTTTTGAGCATAAAGATTTTTGTTGGTTGCCCTATGACCAAGCTATGGAGCAGTTGACTTTTAAGAACGCCCGTAACGTTTTGCAAAAAGCCGACTGGTTCTTAAAAATTTCTTCTTAG
- a CDS encoding translation initiation factor IF-2 subunit gamma gives MSDEKAILKQPEVNVGTIGHVDHGKTTLIQSLTGVWASRHSEELKRGITIKIGYADLPIYKCPKCEAPGNYSIKPVCKKCGGKAEFDRAISFVDAPGHEALMATMLSGAAIMDGAILVIAADEPCPQPQTREHLAAAEVSGIKNIIIVQNKIDIVDKKRAVESYNEIKRFVKGTVAENAPIIPISAQREINTDVMLNAIQEIIPTPKRDETKPPFMYIIRSFDVNKPGTEIDEMDGGIVGGTIAQGKFVVGEDIEIRPGIMTERHGKTVYDPLISEITSLQAGDDQVNEATCGGLVGVGTCLDPSYSKADGLTGNVAGKKDMLPPTLTELTLETHVLERAVGTKDQLKVEKINLDEALLLHVGAAVNVGKVTAAKGDTIKVKLSRPVCVLPGSRVAISRKITSRWRLIGYGLIVDDPSSKS, from the coding sequence ATGAGTGATGAAAAAGCGATTCTAAAGCAGCCAGAAGTCAACGTCGGCACCATAGGGCACGTAGACCACGGAAAAACTACTTTGATCCAGTCTTTGACAGGTGTTTGGGCGTCACGCCACAGTGAAGAACTAAAAAGAGGCATCACCATCAAAATCGGCTATGCTGATTTGCCCATTTACAAGTGTCCCAAATGCGAAGCCCCAGGCAACTACTCCATAAAGCCCGTCTGCAAGAAATGCGGCGGAAAAGCAGAGTTTGACCGCGCCATAAGCTTTGTTGACGCCCCAGGGCACGAAGCGTTGATGGCAACTATGCTTTCAGGCGCAGCCATCATGGACGGAGCCATACTAGTTATCGCAGCTGATGAACCCTGCCCCCAACCTCAAACCCGAGAACACTTGGCGGCAGCAGAAGTTAGCGGCATAAAAAACATCATTATTGTGCAAAACAAAATTGACATCGTAGACAAAAAACGAGCGGTAGAGAGCTACAATGAAATCAAACGGTTCGTCAAAGGCACCGTCGCCGAAAACGCACCCATCATCCCCATCTCCGCTCAACGCGAAATCAACACCGATGTTATGTTAAACGCCATCCAAGAAATCATACCCACCCCAAAAAGAGACGAAACCAAACCGCCCTTCATGTATATCATCCGCAGCTTTGACGTAAACAAGCCCGGAACCGAAATAGACGAAATGGACGGCGGCATTGTAGGCGGAACCATAGCACAGGGCAAATTTGTTGTAGGCGAGGACATCGAAATTCGCCCGGGAATCATGACAGAGCGTCATGGCAAAACCGTTTATGACCCGCTAATTAGTGAGATTACGAGTTTGCAAGCGGGCGATGATCAGGTAAACGAGGCTACCTGCGGCGGACTTGTTGGCGTAGGCACCTGTTTGGATCCGTCATATTCAAAAGCTGATGGTTTAACGGGAAACGTTGCGGGCAAAAAGGACATGTTGCCGCCGACGTTGACGGAGTTGACGTTGGAGACTCATGTGTTGGAGCGTGCAGTGGGAACCAAGGACCAGCTTAAAGTTGAGAAAATTAACTTAGACGAAGCGTTGCTGTTGCACGTTGGAGCCGCCGTGAACGTTGGAAAAGTAACCGCTGCCAAAGGCGACACCATCAAAGTTAAACTAAGCAGACCAGTGTGTGTTTTGCCAGGTTCTCGAGTAGCCATAAGCAGAAAAATAACGTCCCGATGGAGACTTATCGGTTACGGATTAATAGTCGACGACCCAAGCAGCAAAAGCTAA